One genomic segment of Arthrobacter sp. zg-Y1110 includes these proteins:
- a CDS encoding SDR family oxidoreductase encodes MTNGNKSDQYTFQNPVDRYPSIAPPIQDQPEPGLDKDMTPHVDHGEDTYRGTGRLEGRKALITGGDSGIGAAVAIAFAREGADVAISYLPEEEPDAQHIAEVVEKTGRKLVRLPGDLKDPEYCRQLVEDAVSALGGLDILVNNAGKQIAVENLEDLSDEQLDHTFKTNIYSFFRVTKAALKHLPAGSSIINTTSIQAYNPSPDLLDYASTKAAINNFTKGLGQQLAPKGIRVNAVAPGPFWTPLQPSDGQQKEALPEFGQSTPLGRAGQPTELAPAYVFLASPESSYVVGETLNVNGGTPSP; translated from the coding sequence ATGACAAACGGCAACAAGTCGGACCAGTACACCTTCCAGAACCCCGTGGACCGCTACCCGTCCATCGCTCCGCCTATCCAGGACCAGCCCGAGCCGGGCCTGGACAAGGATATGACCCCGCATGTGGACCATGGCGAGGACACCTACCGCGGCACCGGACGCCTGGAGGGCCGGAAGGCGCTCATTACCGGCGGCGATTCCGGCATCGGTGCGGCTGTGGCCATCGCCTTCGCCCGTGAGGGGGCCGACGTCGCCATCTCCTACCTTCCCGAGGAGGAGCCGGACGCCCAGCACATTGCCGAGGTGGTCGAGAAGACCGGCCGCAAACTGGTGAGGCTTCCCGGTGACCTCAAGGATCCCGAGTACTGCCGCCAGCTGGTCGAAGATGCCGTTTCGGCCCTGGGTGGGCTGGACATCCTGGTCAATAACGCTGGCAAGCAGATTGCCGTGGAGAACCTCGAAGATCTCTCCGATGAGCAGCTGGACCACACGTTCAAGACCAACATCTACTCGTTTTTCCGGGTGACGAAGGCTGCGCTGAAGCACCTGCCGGCCGGCTCGAGCATCATCAACACGACCTCGATCCAGGCGTACAACCCGTCCCCGGATCTGCTGGACTATGCCAGCACCAAGGCGGCCATCAACAACTTCACCAAGGGCCTGGGCCAGCAGCTGGCACCCAAGGGTATCCGTGTGAACGCTGTGGCGCCGGGTCCGTTCTGGACTCCGCTGCAGCCGTCCGACGGACAGCAGAAGGAAGCGCTGCCCGAGTTCGGCCAGAGCACCCCGCTGGGCCGCGCGGGCCAGCCCACCGAACTGGCTCCGGCCTACGTCTTCCTGGCGTCGCCGGAATCCAGCTACGTGGTCGGCGAAACCCTGAACGTCAACGGCGGCACCCCGTCCCCGTAA